One window of the Natrinema sp. CBA1119 genome contains the following:
- a CDS encoding DUF5807 family protein, producing the protein MSDQREAFLAGERLEDVALFLADSYVSDERLEEFGERVDDGILIVIDGERGRNAFQAATGTGAMEFAKSAMSNEGEIDDELTGGHCPDAAADEEHEIKFVFAFAEAQNEEVGGIYAEGDVVHAYAQCTCGTAFSDRWNVGETDG; encoded by the coding sequence ATGAGTGACCAACGCGAGGCGTTTCTGGCGGGCGAGCGACTCGAGGACGTGGCGCTGTTCCTGGCGGATTCCTACGTGTCGGACGAGCGCCTCGAGGAGTTCGGCGAGCGCGTCGACGACGGTATCCTGATCGTGATCGACGGCGAGCGCGGGCGGAACGCTTTCCAGGCGGCGACCGGCACGGGTGCGATGGAGTTCGCCAAGTCCGCGATGAGCAACGAGGGGGAGATCGACGACGAGCTGACGGGCGGGCACTGCCCCGACGCAGCGGCCGACGAGGAACACGAGATCAAGTTCGTCTTCGCGTTCGCCGAGGCGCAAAACGAGGAGGTCGGCGGCATCTACGCCGAGGGGGACGTCGTCCACGCCTACGCCCAGTGTACGTGCGGAACGGCGTTCTCGGATCGATGGAATGTGGGCGAGACGGACGGATAG
- a CDS encoding universal stress protein has product MDASEPFTVDTVLAPVDGSDESATAVEYAIAVADRYDAAVHALFVLGRGVVRGLDVGTVDETDVAENTQGFFDDIEDIAEDAGVPITTSVDDGFSQTRKTLHPGNVVLDTADDIDADFIVLPREPVTRAEAEVLEKAAEYVLSYASQPVLSV; this is encoded by the coding sequence ATGGACGCCAGCGAGCCGTTTACCGTCGACACCGTTCTCGCGCCGGTCGACGGCAGCGACGAGTCTGCCACCGCCGTCGAGTACGCCATCGCCGTCGCCGACCGCTACGACGCAGCCGTGCACGCGCTGTTCGTTCTCGGACGGGGCGTCGTTCGGGGATTAGATGTCGGAACGGTCGACGAAACCGATGTCGCAGAGAATACGCAGGGGTTCTTCGATGACATCGAGGACATCGCCGAGGACGCCGGTGTTCCGATCACCACGTCCGTCGACGACGGCTTCTCGCAGACGCGGAAGACGCTCCATCCCGGCAACGTCGTCCTCGACACCGCCGACGACATCGACGCCGACTTCATCGTGCTCCCACGCGAACCGGTGACCAGAGCCGAGGCGGAAGTCCTCGAGAAGGCGGCCGAATACGTCCTCTCCTACGCGAGCCAGCCGGTCCTCTCGGTGTAG
- a CDS encoding DHH family phosphoesterase, with the protein MYDELIQSGDLSLARKSVLPGTGFFLPDTLEEDLEDQQTAAALEGAEVAVIADPDADGLACVALIREAYGDVQNVPEPDGDAAEDDDDGDQPEPVADATDDADEQNVAIEAADAEEPLEEPEPTPHEVALIPASPHNVEDALARVAEFGDEGIDISVCDLAPDRYEYVEEELAAALETADGVSWYDHHQWGDDVAQAVRDAGVDLVVGDSDEECSADVVYRSLEYEFDAMYEELAAVTRDHDLWLREDPRSDDLADYAYWTDPAEYVEVVREYGVDLPEWVTDYIAERRVEKEALIDQAVGRAELREIGGYTVGITYGRCSQNEVAEAMREQGADASVIVKPAGSASIRGTDEFELCHEVAGKVNGGGHPKAAGCKPDIYDDMLDYANHWTTRGAVTKRVILDAFRDVVAEADEAADGDTDASED; encoded by the coding sequence ATGTACGACGAACTCATTCAGAGCGGCGATCTGTCGCTCGCCCGGAAATCCGTGCTGCCGGGAACCGGCTTCTTCCTGCCCGATACGCTCGAGGAGGACCTCGAGGACCAGCAGACCGCAGCCGCACTCGAGGGCGCCGAGGTCGCGGTCATCGCGGACCCGGACGCCGACGGGCTGGCCTGCGTCGCGCTCATCCGGGAGGCCTACGGCGACGTGCAGAACGTGCCGGAACCCGACGGGGATGCGGCCGAAGATGATGACGACGGGGACCAGCCGGAACCGGTCGCCGACGCGACCGACGACGCCGACGAACAGAATGTCGCCATCGAGGCGGCCGACGCCGAGGAGCCGCTCGAGGAGCCCGAACCGACGCCCCACGAAGTCGCGCTCATCCCAGCGAGCCCCCACAACGTTGAGGACGCGCTGGCTCGCGTCGCCGAGTTCGGCGACGAGGGGATCGATATCTCCGTCTGCGACCTCGCGCCGGATCGCTACGAGTACGTCGAGGAGGAACTCGCCGCGGCACTCGAGACCGCCGACGGCGTCTCGTGGTACGACCACCACCAGTGGGGCGACGACGTGGCGCAAGCGGTCCGCGATGCCGGCGTCGACCTCGTGGTCGGCGACTCCGACGAGGAGTGCAGCGCCGACGTGGTCTACCGCTCGCTCGAGTACGAGTTCGATGCGATGTACGAGGAACTGGCGGCCGTCACTCGAGATCACGACCTCTGGCTGCGCGAAGACCCGCGCAGCGACGACCTCGCGGATTACGCCTACTGGACTGATCCCGCGGAGTACGTCGAGGTCGTCCGCGAGTACGGCGTCGACCTGCCCGAGTGGGTCACGGACTACATCGCCGAGCGCCGCGTCGAGAAGGAGGCGCTCATCGATCAGGCGGTCGGTCGAGCCGAACTGCGAGAAATCGGCGGCTACACGGTCGGTATCACCTACGGCCGCTGTTCGCAAAACGAGGTCGCCGAGGCGATGCGCGAGCAGGGAGCCGACGCCTCGGTGATCGTCAAACCCGCCGGCTCAGCCTCCATTCGGGGCACCGACGAGTTCGAACTGTGCCACGAGGTCGCGGGGAAGGTCAACGGCGGCGGCCATCCGAAGGCCGCGGGCTGCAAGCCCGACATCTACGACGATATGCTGGACTACGCGAACCACTGGACGACCCGCGGTGCCGTGACGAAACGCGTCATCCTCGACGCGTTCCGAGACGTCGTCGCGGAAGCGGACGAGGCGGCCGACGGCGACACGGACGCGAGCGAGGACTGA
- a CDS encoding archaellin/type IV pilin N-terminal domain-containing protein: MFEAITDYDNDDRGQVGIGTLIVFIAMVLVAAIAAGVLINTAGVLQSQASDTGSETQQEVANQIDVVHAVGNVSSADVVDHLNLTIKKSAGSDAIDITSMTVQYTSDDNDVALTYNATDAGETALVSADSGNFTTSQINGYDDESLTNTEHRIRLTIDTDDIEGGLDGGDSATLKLIDQSGAQYTYGVSVPNTFGDKEVVEV; the protein is encoded by the coding sequence ATGTTCGAAGCAATAACAGACTACGATAACGACGACCGCGGTCAGGTCGGGATCGGGACGCTCATCGTGTTTATCGCGATGGTCCTGGTCGCGGCGATTGCAGCAGGCGTACTGATTAATACGGCCGGTGTTTTGCAGAGCCAAGCATCCGATACTGGCTCCGAAACTCAGCAAGAGGTCGCGAATCAGATCGATGTGGTTCACGCAGTCGGTAACGTTTCTAGCGCCGATGTTGTCGACCACTTGAATTTGACTATCAAGAAATCAGCAGGATCTGATGCGATCGACATCACGTCGATGACGGTCCAATACACAAGTGATGACAACGATGTCGCACTTACGTATAACGCCACGGATGCGGGCGAGACAGCATTGGTTTCAGCGGACAGTGGGAATTTCACCACGTCACAAATTAATGGATATGACGACGAGTCGCTGACCAATACTGAACACCGTATCAGGCTCACTATCGATACCGATGATATCGAAGGTGGACTTGACGGTGGAGACAGCGCAACGCTCAAACTTATTGACCAATCCGGTGCTCAGTACACCTACGGTGTGAGCGTTCCGAACACGTTCGGTGACAAAGAAGTGGTGGAGGTCTAA
- a CDS encoding GNAT family N-acetyltransferase codes for MVGTRQYPDEPSGPFPSPPTTVEDREGRSIEVRAPEEFATEALDDVVDMYLEFDPSDRAQGIPPTGEDRIRNWLETIGEDSINVVARHDGDAIGHAMLVPDSDDPAAIERKSEIEWELAIFVLQAYQRAGIGTLLLENLLGHASDIGISRVWLTVERWNNPAIALYERVGFEATGTESFEQEMAILLEGAD; via the coding sequence ATGGTCGGAACGCGACAGTATCCGGACGAACCGTCCGGTCCGTTCCCCTCGCCGCCGACGACCGTCGAGGACCGCGAGGGTCGCTCGATCGAGGTCCGCGCACCAGAGGAGTTCGCGACCGAGGCGCTCGACGACGTCGTCGACATGTACCTCGAGTTCGATCCCTCCGATCGGGCCCAGGGGATTCCGCCGACCGGCGAGGATCGCATCCGCAACTGGCTCGAGACGATCGGCGAAGACAGCATCAACGTCGTCGCCCGCCACGACGGCGACGCGATCGGCCACGCGATGCTCGTCCCCGACTCCGACGACCCGGCGGCGATCGAGCGGAAAAGTGAGATCGAGTGGGAGCTGGCGATATTCGTCCTGCAGGCCTACCAGCGGGCCGGCATCGGCACGCTCTTGCTCGAGAACCTGCTGGGCCACGCCAGCGACATCGGGATCAGTCGCGTCTGGCTGACCGTCGAACGATGGAACAATCCGGCGATCGCCCTCTACGAACGGGTCGGCTTCGAAGCGACCGGGACCGAGAGCTTCGAACAGGAGATGGCGATCCTGCTCGAGGGAGCGGACTGA
- a CDS encoding universal stress protein, which translates to MNVLLGLGGSDESVKTLRQTIERTQDVGDDLTVVIVDKPESKRSQDETYQMAVDRLEDVGLDEIPVEKLEGDPGSALVNYAEQGEFDQLVIGGGTLSPMGKIQLGPITEFVLLNAPTTVKLVR; encoded by the coding sequence ATGAACGTGTTGCTGGGTCTCGGCGGCAGCGACGAGTCGGTGAAGACGCTCCGGCAGACCATCGAACGAACCCAGGATGTCGGCGACGACCTCACCGTCGTCATCGTCGACAAGCCCGAGTCGAAACGCTCGCAAGACGAGACGTACCAGATGGCCGTCGACCGCCTTGAGGACGTGGGACTCGACGAGATTCCAGTCGAAAAACTCGAGGGGGATCCCGGGAGCGCACTCGTCAACTACGCCGAACAAGGCGAGTTCGATCAGCTGGTCATCGGCGGCGGTACCCTGAGCCCGATGGGGAAGATCCAGCTCGGCCCGATCACGGAATTCGTCCTGTTGAACGCCCCAACGACGGTCAAGCTGGTGCGATAA
- a CDS encoding universal stress protein, protein MFDTVVVATDGSESVKRAVDIALDLADRFGADVHALSVVDASEVDASPQQLRDELRTALETTADAAIATVEERAEGAVTTEIREGRPAIEICEYAREVDADVVATGTRGRHGENRLLLGSVAERIVRTSPVPVLTVRQLEPTGDDEDDDAASEEVSADA, encoded by the coding sequence ATGTTCGACACGGTCGTGGTCGCCACCGACGGCTCCGAGAGCGTGAAACGGGCCGTCGACATCGCGCTCGATCTCGCGGACCGCTTCGGGGCCGACGTCCACGCCCTCTCGGTGGTCGACGCCAGCGAGGTCGACGCCTCGCCCCAGCAGCTCCGGGACGAGCTCCGAACCGCCCTCGAGACGACCGCCGACGCCGCGATCGCCACGGTCGAGGAGCGAGCCGAGGGAGCAGTGACGACCGAGATCCGCGAGGGGCGTCCCGCCATCGAGATCTGCGAGTACGCCCGCGAGGTCGACGCTGACGTGGTCGCGACCGGGACCCGCGGTCGCCACGGCGAGAACCGCCTCCTGCTCGGCAGCGTCGCCGAGCGGATCGTCCGGACCTCGCCCGTCCCCGTACTGACGGTGCGCCAACTCGAGCCGACGGGCGACGATGAAGATGACGATGCCGCAAGCGAGGAGGTATCCGCAGACGCCTGA
- a CDS encoding archaellin/type IV pilin N-terminal domain-containing protein, which yields MFERLQIDDDTRGQVGIGTLIVFIAMVLVAAIAAGVLINTAGVLQSQASDTGSETQQEVANQIDVIHAVGSVYEASSSSEDALNNSYVDTLNMTIKKSAGSEAIDLTSMTVQYTSNKEDVSLTYDDSGANAENFTTHSITDSSNESLTNTEERVKLEIDTALIEDEVNETGTSTPVGLPAGESATIKLIDQSGAQYTYGVSLPNTFGDKSIVEV from the coding sequence ATGTTCGAACGACTTCAGATCGACGATGACACTCGTGGTCAGGTTGGTATCGGGACACTAATCGTCTTCATTGCGATGGTTCTCGTCGCAGCGATCGCGGCAGGCGTGCTGATTAACACGGCTGGCGTCCTGCAGAGCCAGGCATCCGACACCGGTTCCGAGACTCAGCAGGAGGTCGCGAACCAGATCGATGTCATTCACGCTGTTGGTTCCGTATATGAAGCTTCTTCCTCAAGTGAGGATGCTCTTAACAATTCCTACGTCGATACACTTAACATGACGATTAAGAAATCGGCTGGGTCTGAGGCAATTGACCTCACATCGATGACCGTCCAGTATACGAGTAATAAAGAGGATGTCTCGCTCACGTACGATGACAGTGGCGCTAACGCTGAAAACTTCACCACACATTCTATTACTGACAGCTCTAATGAGTCACTTACGAACACCGAAGAGCGAGTCAAGTTAGAAATTGATACTGCATTGATTGAAGATGAAGTTAATGAGACTGGCACCTCTACCCCTGTTGGACTTCCAGCCGGTGAGAGTGCAACGATCAAACTCATCGACCAATCCGGTGCGCAGTACACCTACGGTGTGAGTCTTCCGAACACCTTCGGTGATAAGAGCATCGTCGAGGTCTAA
- a CDS encoding ATP-binding protein, translated as MSDAALDVVEFLLTTSVYSDDRTLDENDLPPSFRRVYWTGGVDDESESDDGSGGSGGSSRKPAGISRPLSVTTSTAREATGVGQPWDAVADLMFTERDEFSGTITLAQRDMAEEWFVERVDDERLLENPTLAKHFAEHETYDVDVTHEEARDRNRPIQADRVWIDGLLDEYFNEDDDEEMLDLVEVRAPEEVEITLDDLVLTRDQENELDKISKAIEHRDYLADIGLREIGKLLFVGPPGTGKTSTAQALARDMDLPFVEVKLSMITSQYLGETAKNVDKTFEVAKRLSPCILFIDEFDFVAKTRRSDEHAALKRAVNTLLKSIDNISLIDDDVLLIGATNHPDQLDDAAWRRFDEIINFPKPDSGMRADILGLITRTMDIDEFDPHLIAEVTEGLTGSDLRMVLREAVLEALTEDRTTLTQEDLLDAVEEFEERDTLKNMDMMGGDHDALVAGGDLDAASDGGEPSDHSHDHDHDHDH; from the coding sequence ATGAGTGATGCGGCGCTCGATGTCGTGGAGTTTCTGCTCACGACGAGCGTGTATTCGGACGACCGGACGTTAGACGAGAACGATCTCCCGCCGTCGTTTCGCCGCGTCTACTGGACCGGCGGCGTCGACGACGAGAGCGAGAGTGACGACGGGAGCGGTGGGAGCGGTGGAAGCTCCCGGAAACCCGCCGGAATCAGTCGCCCGCTGTCGGTGACGACAAGCACGGCTCGCGAGGCGACCGGCGTCGGCCAGCCGTGGGACGCCGTCGCCGATCTGATGTTCACCGAGCGCGATGAGTTCTCCGGCACGATCACCCTCGCCCAGCGGGACATGGCCGAGGAGTGGTTCGTCGAACGCGTCGATGATGAGCGGCTGCTCGAGAACCCGACGCTGGCGAAACACTTCGCGGAGCACGAGACGTACGATGTCGACGTCACCCACGAGGAAGCTCGCGATCGAAACCGGCCGATTCAGGCCGATCGGGTCTGGATCGACGGGCTCCTCGACGAGTACTTCAACGAGGACGACGACGAGGAGATGCTCGACCTCGTGGAAGTCCGCGCCCCCGAGGAGGTCGAGATCACGCTCGACGACCTCGTCCTCACCCGGGATCAGGAGAACGAACTCGACAAGATCTCGAAGGCGATCGAACACCGAGACTACCTCGCGGATATCGGCCTGCGCGAGATCGGTAAACTGCTGTTCGTCGGCCCGCCGGGGACCGGGAAGACCTCGACGGCGCAGGCGCTGGCCCGGGACATGGATCTCCCCTTCGTCGAGGTCAAGCTCTCGATGATCACCTCGCAGTATCTCGGTGAGACGGCCAAAAACGTCGACAAGACCTTCGAGGTCGCCAAACGGCTCTCGCCGTGTATCCTCTTCATCGACGAGTTCGACTTCGTCGCCAAAACCCGCCGCAGCGACGAACACGCCGCGCTCAAGCGCGCGGTCAACACGCTCCTCAAGAGCATCGATAACATCTCGCTCATCGACGACGACGTCTTGCTCATCGGGGCGACCAATCACCCCGACCAGTTGGATGACGCCGCCTGGCGGCGCTTCGACGAGATCATCAACTTCCCGAAGCCCGACTCCGGCATGCGGGCGGACATCCTCGGTCTCATTACTCGAACGATGGACATCGACGAGTTCGATCCCCACCTCATCGCCGAGGTCACCGAGGGGCTGACCGGGAGCGACCTCCGAATGGTGCTCCGGGAGGCCGTCCTCGAGGCACTGACCGAGGACCGCACGACGCTGACACAGGAGGACCTCCTCGACGCCGTCGAGGAGTTCGAGGAGCGCGACACCCTGAAGAACATGGACATGATGGGCGGCGACCACGACGCGCTCGTTGCCGGCGGGGACCTCGATGCGGCCAGTGACGGCGGTGAGCCGAGCGACCACTCCCACGATCACGACCACGACCACGATCACTGA
- a CDS encoding universal stress protein codes for MHLLVALEDSEPGWAALEFACTEHADDEITVIHAVDPTDSGYGEVAHLGPEALLERQREEAEELLADAEARAADHGCSIDTAVVVGQPADAIVDYATENAIDLIVVGSHGRTGFSRVLLGSVAERVARQAPVPVTIVR; via the coding sequence ATGCACCTGTTAGTCGCCCTCGAGGACTCGGAGCCGGGGTGGGCGGCACTCGAGTTCGCATGTACGGAACACGCCGACGACGAGATCACGGTCATCCACGCCGTCGACCCGACGGACAGCGGCTACGGTGAGGTCGCACACCTCGGGCCGGAGGCGCTGCTCGAGCGCCAGCGCGAGGAGGCGGAAGAACTGCTCGCGGACGCCGAAGCTCGCGCGGCCGATCACGGCTGTTCGATCGACACGGCGGTCGTCGTCGGGCAACCGGCGGACGCCATCGTCGACTACGCGACGGAGAACGCGATCGACCTGATCGTCGTCGGCAGCCACGGCCGGACCGGCTTCTCGAGGGTCCTGCTCGGCAGCGTCGCGGAACGGGTCGCTCGACAGGCCCCCGTGCCCGTGACGATCGTTCGATAA
- a CDS encoding ribbon-helix-helix protein, CopG family, protein MTQTLEISDDLKERLDNHCEDGQSNEELIEELVSMYETEGAFLQEGYSE, encoded by the coding sequence ATGACACAGACACTCGAGATCAGCGACGATCTGAAGGAGCGACTCGACAACCACTGCGAGGACGGCCAATCGAACGAGGAACTCATCGAGGAACTGGTGTCGATGTACGAGACCGAGGGGGCCTTCCTGCAGGAGGGGTATTCGGAGTGA